One genomic segment of Impatiens glandulifera chromosome 6, dImpGla2.1, whole genome shotgun sequence includes these proteins:
- the LOC124943454 gene encoding uncharacterized protein LOC124943454: MHVPDKEWMNLGRQHRHLPEYIKGVDSFLDFAESSGRKTDIACPCIKCGNRNYVERAIVRRHLIVHGMREDYKFWGCHGEKRPRNDNICVEGYIGGENDNDVEDVNDFDHNDLEDHSDVQVDDLGDNDIQVDNDEDDDVCMENILSDLLYPHCGGSNNFYKVLNDLNEPLYKGSKISKASTLLKLLHLKNVGQWTNTLFDMLLKLLKEEILPENSNLPDSFYESKKFHRNIGLSYEKIDTCKYSCMLFWKDDKDLECCKVCGYSRWKIDESTLAPRKKVNGKNIPNKVLLYFPLTPRLQRLYMCSKTAPSMRWHKDTRVDDEVLRHPADSIT, translated from the coding sequence ATGCATGTACCCGATAAGGAGTGGATGAATCTTGGACGTCAACATAGACATCTGCCTGAATATATTAAAGGGGTTGATTCGTTTCTAGATTTTGCTGAGAGTTCGGGTAGAAAAACTGATATTGCATGTCCGTGTATTAAATGTGGCAATAGAAATTATGTGGAGAGAGCTATCGTGAGAAGACACTTAATTGTACATGGAATGAGGGAAGATTATAAATTTTGGGGCTGTCATGGAGAAAAAAGGCCGCGAAATGataatatttgtgtagaagGTTATATTGGTGGTGAAAACGataatgatgttgaagatgttaATGATTTTGATCATAATGATTTAGAAGATCATAGTGATGTACAAGTTGATGATCTAGGTGATAATGATATACAAGttgataatgatgaagatgacGATGTTtgtatggaaaatattttaagtgattTATTATATCCACATTGCGGCGGTTCCAACAATTTCTATAAAGTATTGAATGATTTGAATGAACCCTTATACAAAggatcaaaaatttcaaaagcaTCTACATTATTAAAACTACTTCACCTAAAGAATGTTGGACAATGGACAAATACATTATTTGACATGTTATTGAAATTGTTAAAGGAAGAAATATTACCGGAAAATTCTAATCTTCCAGATTCATTTTATGAGTCTAAAAAATTTCATCGGAATATCGGTCTTTCTTATGAGAAAATTGATACATGTAAATATAGTTgcatgctattttggaaggatgATAAAGACTTAGAATGTTGTAAAGTATGTGGATATTCCAGATGGAAAATTGACGAATCTACTCTTGCACCTCGAAAGAAAGTCAATGGGAAAAATATCCCGAATAAGGTGTTACTTTATTTCCCACTAACACCAAGGTTGCAAAGGTTATATATGTGTTCAAAAACGGCTCCTTCCATGAGATGGCACAAGGATACTAGAGTTGATGATGAAGTTTTGAGGCATCCGGCTGATTCTATTACATAG